From Ipomoea triloba cultivar NCNSP0323 chromosome 5, ASM357664v1, the proteins below share one genomic window:
- the LOC116020843 gene encoding uncharacterized protein LOC116020843, with amino-acid sequence MALIPPWLEPLLKTAEFFSPCRSHAAAAKNECNLFCLDCCNAAAFCLYCRSSKHKDHRVIQIRRSSYHDVVRISEIERVLDISAVQTYVINSARVLFLNERPQPKNNNNNSNGGKGGGGASHICEICGRTLLDPFRFCSLGCKLVGIKRNGDASFTIDSKNEMAMQRGEGSKGGEQLREGSQHDIYPLTPPPPHSNARRRKGIPHRAPFSA; translated from the exons CCGCTGCTGAAGACGGCGGAATTCTTCTCCCCGTGCCGCAGCCACGCCGCCGCCGCCAAGAACGAGTGCAACCTCTTCTGCCTCGACTGCTGCAATGCTGCCGCCTTCTGCCTCTACTGCCGCTCCTCCAAACACAAAGATCACCGAGTCATTCAG ATACGGAGATCGTCGTACCATGATGTGGTGAGGATATCGGAGATTGAGAGGGTGTTGGATATCAGCGCAGTGCAGACGTATGTGATAAACAGCGCCAGGGTTTTGTTCTTGAACGAGAGGCCTCAGCCCaagaataacaataacaatagtaATGGTGGGAAAGGAGGAGGCGGAGCTTCTCACATTTGTGAAATCTGTGGAAGAACCCTATTGGATCCTTTTCGTTTCTGTTCTTTGGGGTGTAAG CTTGTGGGAATAAAGAGGAATGGAGATGCAAGCTTTACCATAGATTCCAAGAATGAGATGGCAATGCAAAGAGGTGAAGGATCAAAAGGTGGAGAACAATTGCGTGAAGGTTCACAACATGACATATACCCACTCacgcctcctcctcctcattctaaTGCAAGGAGAAGGAAAGGCATTCCTCATAGGGCACCCTTTTCTGCCTAA